The Punica granatum isolate Tunisia-2019 chromosome 4, ASM765513v2, whole genome shotgun sequence genome has a window encoding:
- the LOC116204322 gene encoding uncharacterized protein LOC116204322, translating to MEHAEAIVSLLDSCWFEQEIFAKRAPTSSSGSIVLDRDQEVTERSSESRIEEITRVSSALSRSMSDQLSLRASLLSDSPSPNSVLRPLAHLHPVESGKEISEEALSGFQKQGTGVSVNSRQSKRWDDRRRMKNKKALSKSLSDLEFEELKGFMDLGGQGRGLKVSKGALVLMMRVLQEQLYV from the exons ATGGAGCACGCAGAAGCGATCGTGAGTCTCCTAGATTCATGCTGGTTTGAGCAGGAGATCTTCGCGAAGAGGGCTCCTACGTCGTCATCTGGGTCGATTGTCCTAGATCGGGATCAAGAAGTCACAGAGCGATCATCGGAATCAAGAATTGAAGAGATCACCCGGGTCTCGTCGGCCCTATCGAGGTCCATGAGCGACCAGCTAAGCTTGCGGGCGAGCTTACTGTCGGATTCGCCATCGCCCAACTCGGTCCTTCGACCGCTGGCCCATCTCCACCCGGTTGAGTCCGGGAAGGAGATCTCAGAGGAAGCTTTATCCGGATTCCAGAAACAGGGGACTGGTGTATCTGTGAATTCACGGCAGAGCAAGAGGTGGGACGACCGGAGGAGGATGAAGAACAAGAAGGCTCTCAGCAAGAGCCTGTCGGATCTCGAGTTCGAGGAGCTAAAAGGGTTCATGGATCTTGG GGGTCAAGGTAGAGGTTTGAAGGTCTCGAAGGGAGCTCTCGTGCTGATGATGAGGGTGTTACAAGAGCAGTTATATGTTTAG